The nucleotide window TGTTGGACCATCTGTCGTCGCGGCGGCGGCCGGCAAGGGACCTGCTGGGCATGAGGGATCAGGTGCTGTCCGCGGTCGGCGAACGGGCCGTTCCACTCGGCGAATTGGCGGAGGCGGCCAGCCTGCCGGTGGTCGCTCGCGCTCACATCGTCCGGCTGCTCTGGCACCGGGAGCTTGGGGTCGATCTGGGTAGACCGCTGCTCGACAGCTCGCTGGTCTGGGCGGCGACCGGGCCGCGGGGGCGGGTGTGATGGCGTCTTCGAACGGGCTGTTGCGGGTGTCGTCGGGCCGGCGGATCGCGCTCAACGGGGTCGACTGGACGATCGAGTCGGTCGAGGCCCATCTCGGCCGGCTTGTGCTGGCAGACGGCTCCGGCCGGGTCGAGGCTCGCTCGTTTCGATGGCTGATCAATCATCCTGACCTGCGAGTACTGGGGGACATAGACAAAGCGAGCCGCTCGGGACTGCCCCGTCAGCCAAGGTCACTAGCCGACCTGACGCCGAATCAATTGGAGCGAGCACGGATCCGGGCCGAGCACGTATTGGAGACGGCGACCGGCTTTCGAGACGGGCACCCGTCCCGGGCGAGGCCGGGCGAGCCGCGGCCGGCCTACGACCCCGACCTGACGACGCTGACCGCACGCCGGCACGCGAAGGCCGCCGAGGTGAAGGCGATGCCCGCGCAGGAGGCGACACTGCTCGGGTTGAAGGGCCTGGGAGTCCGCACCCTGGAGACACTGACGACATTGTCCGGAGAGAGTCTCCTGCTGGCCTGCGCGGACGGGCGGTGGACTCGCCGGCGAGGTGGTCACCGGAGTGTCACCGAGGAGATCCGCGAGGCGATCTTCGCGGTGAGGGAGGAGTGCAAGGACCGGGCCCGGATCACCATGGCCGCCAGGCACCGTCTGATGCACCAGTACGTACGCGAGCGTTTCCCGGACTTCCCCACCAAGAAGATCCCCTCCCGCTACACGCTGGCGGTGGTCTGGGAGGAGTGGTTCGGTCCCGGAGGGGCCCGGCCGCGTTACCGACGGACGGCGGATGCTGCCGCGGAGGCCGGGGTCTCGGGCCGGGTGGTGGTCCACCGGCCAGGGCAGGTTCTCGCGCTGGACTCGACTCCGCTGCCGGTCAAGCTGCGGGAGACCGTCTTCGGTGAAGCGGTCACGGCGACGCTCACCCTGGCTCTGGACCTCTACACCCACGGGTTGCCGGCCTTTCGGCTCACCCTGCAGTCGGACACCTCCGTCGACGTCGCGATGCTGCTGCGGGACGTGATGCTGCCACTGCCCATGCGGGAGAGCTGGGGCGAGGAGATGGAGTGGCCCTACGCGGGCGTCCCGGCGGACGTCGTCGCCGAGTTTGCCGGCCACCGGGTCGCGGCCCTGCCGTATTTCGCGCCGGAGACGGTAACCACCGACCACGGCGGACCCTACAAAAACCACGACCTGGTGGAGGCCGAACGGGAACTCGGCTGCAATATCCTGCCCGCCCGCGTGCTGCGACAGACGGACAAGTTCGCGGTCGAGCGACAGTTCTCCACGATCCAGACGATGCTGCTCGAACACCTGCTGGGGTTCACCGGCACCGACACGGCCGACCGCGGGGCCGACCCCGAACGCGACGCGAGCCTGACCCTCGCGCAAGCCGAGCACGTCATCGCAACCTGGATCGTCCGGGTGTGGCAGAACCGCAAACTAGGCGAATACGCCCCCAGTTGGGCGCCGGGTGAGGACCACAGTCCGAACACACTGTTCGCGGCGGCCATGCAGCAGGGCGGCTTCGACCTGGACTTTCCCGAGCCGAGCCTCTACTACCGGCTCCTACGCAAGCACCACATCAAGATCCATCCCCGTCGCGGGGTGAAGATCCTCGGACTTTGGTATCACGCCGACGTCCTAGACGATCCGCGGTTCTGGCGGCCCTCGGGCCGCGGCGGCCGACACGCCGGCAAGTGGGTGGTCCGCAGTGATCGCAGGGACCGCAGGCAGGTTTTCTTTCAGGATCCGGCCGACCACGAGACCTGGCATGTTCTGCGGTGGCGGGGCCTTCCCCCCGAAGGCGAGGTCCCGGCGTTCTCGGACAAAAGCGCCGATGCTCTCCTCGAACATGTGAGAGCGAACAAGATCGTTGCCCGTTCCGACGAAGAACTCCTGCCAGCGTTGCTGGACATCCTGGGTTCGGTTACCCCGGTTGATAAGTGGCCCACGCAGAAGGAGAAGAAGGCCGGGAAGAAGCGGCGCATCGCCCGGGCCCGCGAGGACACCCACGCGCAGGCCGCCGCCGCGGACCGCGAAGGCCCTTCGCCACTGCCTGCCCGGATGCCCGCGCCATGGGCCGAGCAGACCCACACGATCGACACCGCTGTCGACTCCGACCGTCGCCGCCGGCGGGAGGAAGTTGTCCTGGACGAACCGGTTGCGCCACCGCTGCTGGAAGATGCTCTGCGTCGCCAACACCTGTTCCTGCTTCCGCTGGGACCCGACGACCATATTGACCAGCCCCTGGAGGAGAACGCGTGAGCCAGTCCCCCTCCGTCAACGATCCGCTGGCCGATCTGCCCTCACGAGCCCGGATCGCCAAGCTGATCCTGCAAGGGCGCCCGCACCGCGACACCTACGCTGGCTGGCAGCATTACCGCACCCACCGCGGTCAGCTCATTCCGCCGCCACCACTGACAGCGAACCAGTGGCGGACCGCCCCCACGGCCCGCCGGACCGACTACGATCTCTATCGCAGGATCACGAACGTCAATCTGCCGCTGCAGCGGACTCCGATGCAGGAGAAAGTCACCCGGCTCATCCGGCGTCGGCTGAATGGCAATACCCTGAAGCAGGACGATCCAACCCTGGCCGGGGTCATGGTCAGCGGCTGGGGCAACTACGGGAAGACCGCGACCGTCTGCTCAGCCGCAGCCGCCTTCGAAGACCAATGGCTGCAACTGCACAGCTACCTGCTTCCGGGCGCCATCCCGGGGACCTCGGATCTACACGCTCCGGTTGTCTACGTCTCGACTCCGGTCACCGCGACCCCCAAGAGCACCTGTGTGTCGATCCTGAACTTCTTCCGGGCCGACTTCCGCAGGTCAGCGACGCTCCCTGAACTGGTCCGCCTCGTCGCCGACTCACTCAGGGATCACGGCGTCAAGGTCTTGGTCCTGGACGACATCAGCCGGTTGCGCATGCACCGCGCTGACGACCAGGACGTCCTGGACCTCATGCGGGCCTTCATGAGTCTGGACGTCACCTTGATCCTCACCGGAGTCAACATCCCCGCGACCGGGCTGCTGCGCGAGGCGAAATGGGACAAGGCAACAGCCCAGTGGCTTATGCCGCAGTTGGAATCGACCCGCATCCACGGCCTGGAGGTCACCCAGACCGAGCACCGCTTCGAACTGGTCGAGCTCGACCGGTTCCGCTACACCACCGCCGAGCAGATCACTACATTCCTCAACCATCTTCGAGGGATCGAGGTCCACCTCCGGCTGCTGAAGGCGAAGAAGGGCATGCTCACCGACGGTGCCATGCCCGAGTATTTGATGCGCCGCACCGGCGGCGTCGTCGGGCTGCTCGGGCGGCTCATCGAGGACGGCACCCAAGAGGCAATGGACAG belongs to Streptomyces sp. NBC_01454 and includes:
- a CDS encoding transposase translates to MASSNGLLRVSSGRRIALNGVDWTIESVEAHLGRLVLADGSGRVEARSFRWLINHPDLRVLGDIDKASRSGLPRQPRSLADLTPNQLERARIRAEHVLETATGFRDGHPSRARPGEPRPAYDPDLTTLTARRHAKAAEVKAMPAQEATLLGLKGLGVRTLETLTTLSGESLLLACADGRWTRRRGGHRSVTEEIREAIFAVREECKDRARITMAARHRLMHQYVRERFPDFPTKKIPSRYTLAVVWEEWFGPGGARPRYRRTADAAAEAGVSGRVVVHRPGQVLALDSTPLPVKLRETVFGEAVTATLTLALDLYTHGLPAFRLTLQSDTSVDVAMLLRDVMLPLPMRESWGEEMEWPYAGVPADVVAEFAGHRVAALPYFAPETVTTDHGGPYKNHDLVEAERELGCNILPARVLRQTDKFAVERQFSTIQTMLLEHLLGFTGTDTADRGADPERDASLTLAQAEHVIATWIVRVWQNRKLGEYAPSWAPGEDHSPNTLFAAAMQQGGFDLDFPEPSLYYRLLRKHHIKIHPRRGVKILGLWYHADVLDDPRFWRPSGRGGRHAGKWVVRSDRRDRRQVFFQDPADHETWHVLRWRGLPPEGEVPAFSDKSADALLEHVRANKIVARSDEELLPALLDILGSVTPVDKWPTQKEKKAGKKRRIARAREDTHAQAAAADREGPSPLPARMPAPWAEQTHTIDTAVDSDRRRRREEVVLDEPVAPPLLEDALRRQHLFLLPLGPDDHIDQPLEENA
- a CDS encoding TniB family NTP-binding protein, which encodes MSQSPSVNDPLADLPSRARIAKLILQGRPHRDTYAGWQHYRTHRGQLIPPPPLTANQWRTAPTARRTDYDLYRRITNVNLPLQRTPMQEKVTRLIRRRLNGNTLKQDDPTLAGVMVSGWGNYGKTATVCSAAAAFEDQWLQLHSYLLPGAIPGTSDLHAPVVYVSTPVTATPKSTCVSILNFFRADFRRSATLPELVRLVADSLRDHGVKVLVLDDISRLRMHRADDQDVLDLMRAFMSLDVTLILTGVNIPATGLLREAKWDKATAQWLMPQLESTRIHGLEVTQTEHRFELVELDRFRYTTAEQITTFLNHLRGIEVHLRLLKAKKGMLTDGAMPEYLMRRTGGVVGLLGRLIEDGTQEAMDSGREALDENLLDEIVLRRDDMADAPDEPAVPKRQPTTRRSSRTKRRPRNTVFDDRGPRAAEDQTG